AAGCATGAGTGTTGTACTTCTATTTGGCAAAGTCCAAGGCCAAAGAATTGAAAtgtatattttttcattttttttatgtaagcttatttaaaaataattgtaaataatataatattgttGAAGACATAACCGAACCAGATGAGGTGATTGGGTATCCGAAATTGGCTTTACCTGGACCTCATCTCACCTGAtcgaaaccctaaaaccctcGCTGATAGATATCGATATCGAAGAAGAAGACATTGTTATGCGACTCCAACTGTAACGGAACAATGGAAACCAGTACGGCCATGGATATCGAGGAACAACCTTCACCACCGACACCCAACAACGTTAAACGCTTTGGACTCAAAAATTCTATTCAAACTAACTTCGGCGACGACTATGTTTTCCAAATCATTCCAAAGGATGATTGGACTGCAATGGCGGTTTCATTGTCAACGAACGCAGTGAAACTGTATTCACCTGTTGCTGGTCAATACTATGGAGACTTCAAGGGCCACTCTTCAACCATCAACCAGATTTTGTTTTCAGGTCCTTCCAATCCCCATGTTCTCAACTCGTGTTCTTCAGATGGCACTATTAGAGCTTGGGACACGCGAACATTTCAGCAGGTAGATTTCACTTGACTTGATTtgtaaattatttttgttaattatgaCCCAATTTCTGTTTAAGTGTTGAATTGAATGTGAAACTGCAGGTTTCTACAATTGATGCTGGTCCTTCTCAAGAGGTCTTCAGCATTTCTCTTGGAGGGCCTAATGGGAATTTGATTGCGGCTGGTTGTAAATCGAAGGTTTTCTTTTAGTTGTGGCTACTTTAGTGATACTGTGCATATTAAACTTGTGTTTAAGCTATACCTTCTTGTGTGATTTTGCTCAGATACTCTTCTGGGATTGGAGAAATAGGAAGCAAATTGCATGCCTGGAAGACTCTCATGTGGAAGATGTCACTCAGGTTTGTACTGTGATTTAAATTGCTTGAATTGCAAGTGACAACAATTTATACTTTAATCTGAAAGACTAAAACTTAGTCTGATGGAGTTACTTGAAAATTATACCCCTGCTCTCTCCAGAATAACTGAGAGTGTGCTTGCAAACACTTTTATTCAGTTTGGTTCACTTTCCAATGTTACGTTTGTGAGACGAAACAAATGATGGCGTTAATTATTTAACTATTCAATGTGAAGCGTATGTTCATGTCTTATAAGTTGAAAGTGTGTGATTGGTGCTAGGTTCATTTTGTCCCTGATGAACGAGGCAAGCTTATTTCTGCTTCAGAAGATGGTTTGATCTGCACATTTGATACCACGGGAGATATCAATGATGATGATCATCTAGAGTCAGTAAGTCCAGGActtaaaattgaatttcaatCTGTGTATAATTCTTGCAACTTGCAACCTTCTTAAATGACCAGAGATATCAAAGAGCTAAGCAATCATATGAAAAATTGTATTCTTggtctctctttttttttggtcagcATATTCTTGGTCTCTCTGGTTCTCTGCTATTGGGTATTTAGGGATTCAGCAGCCTTGCTAGTTGCTACCTTTTGAATTCCATTTTACTTGATGCATTTTGCTCTTCATTTTGAAGGATTTCGTATCTTCTTTAGTGgtattttttccttctttgtttAAATATTACGTTCTGTGCATGTATGTAATGGTCAAATTGTTATTACTGATCCTATCTGTTACTAGGATGCTTATATATGCAGAGCTCAAGTttcacattttaaaaaatagaaggTTTCTTTGTGTCTTTTGTATTTTTGAACTGCTGTTTGTTTGGCAtgcaaaattaataaatttcttGTTTACAAAATTGTAGGTGATTAATGTGGGAACTTCCATTGCCAAGGTAGGGCTTTTTGGAGAGAGTTATCAGAAGCTTTGGTGTTTAACGCATATTGAAACCTTGGGGTACAGTTTATCTCCATTAGCTTTTTTCCCCTTAATGCTAGATATGGTAGTTTACTTATTTTCTATCTGAAGTGCAATTATGCATAATATGATTGTGTGCTTTGCCCGGCATTCAATGTTGTTATAGTTGCTAAAGTAAGGTAAACTCATACAGACAAGTAACCGCTATTATACAGATTCATATGGTTTATGCAGATAGTGCTTACAGCTATACTCATTATGCTTACAGTTGCATTCTTATATCTTATACTAACTATTCCCTTTTTTCGCAACGCTTGattctaatatttttttctattctTCTGCCTAGTGTCTGGGACTGGAAAGATGGTAGAAATGAAGTGAACTTCTCAGATGCTCGTACTTTAGCTTCTGAGAGTTGGAATTTGGATCATGTGAGTTCCTCCCTATTTGATGGAACATGCTTATTTATTTGAACCGGAAAAGCATTGTGCTTTATACAACAGAAATAATTTGCAGACATCTAAGTAGtgaatgtgatatatgatggaTGTGATACGGATAGAGggatagagagagaaaaaaatgaggTATCTGTTGAGTGTTTGCACTTTGCACTGTTTGGGTTTACAAGTATCATTACTGTTATACGACCATGCATGAAACTATAGTTTTTATCTAAAAATAAGAATGTAATGTGATGTAGTGTATGATATATCATTGCTTGTCATATCTTGCAGGTTGACTATTTTGTTGATTGCCATTACTCCAAAGAAGCTGAAAAACTATGGGTGATTGGTGGCACTAATGCTGGTACTTTGGGTTACTTTCCTGTAAAGTACAGTGGAGAGGCAACAATTGGAGGTGCAGAAGCAATTCTTGAGGGTGGCCATACAAGTGTCATTAGGAGTGTTCTCCCCATGTCTAGATTCCATGGTAGTGGACCTTCTAATTGTCCTAGCACTGGAGGTATTTTTGGATGGACTGGGGGGGAAGATGGTAGGCTATGTTGTTGGCTTTCTGATGATTCACCTCAAATAAATCAATCTTGGATTTCAAGCACATTGATTATGAAGCCAGAAAGAATACGCAAGAAAAATCGTCATAGCCCCTACTAGCTACAACAGTTCAATGCCAAGGGGGAATtttcttgtttcctttttttttcatttggtttgttttATTTCTCACTACAAACTTAGGTTGGGTTGGATTATGATGAAATCACTGTATTTTGATATATGTACCTATTGCATGTAAAATTAGAGCTTGGGGGCATTTTACATTA
This is a stretch of genomic DNA from Lotus japonicus ecotype B-129 chromosome 1, LjGifu_v1.2. It encodes these proteins:
- the LOC130731114 gene encoding WD repeat-containing protein GTS1, which translates into the protein METSTAMDIEEQPSPPTPNNVKRFGLKNSIQTNFGDDYVFQIIPKDDWTAMAVSLSTNAVKLYSPVAGQYYGDFKGHSSTINQILFSGPSNPHVLNSCSSDGTIRAWDTRTFQQVSTIDAGPSQEVFSISLGGPNGNLIAAGCKSKILFWDWRNRKQIACLEDSHVEDVTQVHFVPDERGKLISASEDGLICTFDTTGDINDDDHLESVINVGTSIAKVGLFGESYQKLWCLTHIETLGVWDWKDGRNEVNFSDARTLASESWNLDHVDYFVDCHYSKEAEKLWVIGGTNAGTLGYFPVKYSGEATIGGAEAILEGGHTSVIRSVLPMSRFHGSGPSNCPSTGGIFGWTGGEDGRLCCWLSDDSPQINQSWISSTLIMKPERIRKKNRHSPY